The following proteins come from a genomic window of Geomonas sp. RF6:
- a CDS encoding DUF72 domain-containing protein: MAEVYIGCSGYSYRHWRGNFYPDDLPTKKWFSHYQTLFSTVELNVTFYRTPNAETFRRWHDESPGHFVFAVKGSRFITHIKKLLDPEVNLERFFLPAFELKEKMSVVLWQLPPSFKVDLERLAPFLAQLDNYRVRHTIEFRHESWFIPEVTELLQKHGVTFCMADWPPFLDAPPPTTDFVYIRRHGYRGTYNGNYTSETIAQDATRIEQYLAEGRDVYIYYNNDLGGHAPRNAVELSGILQERGREKEAQR; this comes from the coding sequence ATGGCCGAGGTCTATATCGGTTGCAGCGGTTACAGCTACCGCCACTGGCGGGGAAACTTTTACCCGGATGATCTGCCCACGAAGAAATGGTTTTCTCACTACCAGACGTTGTTTTCCACCGTCGAGCTCAATGTCACCTTCTACCGCACCCCCAACGCCGAAACCTTCAGGCGCTGGCACGATGAAAGCCCGGGCCACTTTGTCTTCGCGGTGAAGGGGAGCCGCTTTATCACCCACATCAAGAAGCTTCTGGATCCGGAGGTGAACCTGGAAAGGTTCTTCCTCCCGGCCTTCGAGCTGAAGGAAAAGATGAGCGTTGTACTCTGGCAGCTCCCACCGAGCTTCAAGGTGGACCTGGAGCGCCTCGCCCCCTTCCTCGCCCAGTTGGACAACTACCGGGTGCGCCACACCATCGAGTTCAGACACGAGAGCTGGTTCATCCCGGAAGTGACCGAGCTGCTGCAAAAGCATGGCGTCACCTTCTGCATGGCGGACTGGCCCCCCTTCCTCGACGCTCCTCCGCCGACGACAGATTTCGTGTACATCCGCAGGCACGGCTACCGCGGCACCTACAACGGCAACTACACCTCGGAAACTATCGCGCAAGACGCAACGCGGATCGAGCAGTATCTCGCCGAGGGGCGGGACGTGTACATCTACTACAACAACGATCTGGGGGGGCACGCACCGAGAAATGCGGTTGAACTGTCGGGGATCCTGCAGGAAAGGGGGAGAGAGAAAGAGGCGCAGCGGTAA
- a CDS encoding GAF domain-containing hybrid sensor histidine kinase/response regulator, which produces MDGFTQRPSHGYRTAPNPSSPTLTVHTPVDADAAVLAAEQQIRERYVPPYIVVNDRFEAVHLSGHASTFLHLPSGDLPRDLLKLVDEKLRSPLHALLASAFAEGRDVSLRGIKMHGNGAEAIVNLVATPLLQPYAAEKLVMLAFEPDSPPPPTTAAVEHFQIALQAARAATWEWDIVSDNSMWSPQLWELYGLESGSCPACFESWIAVVHPADRAEAVLHAREAARQGIEFDLEYRILRPNGETRWLQCLGRPLCNEEGALRRYVGIVLDVTGRKRSEVALRDAMAQVEQNRSQFEAVFDSVADGIVICDMEGSFIFVNAAQARINEFASREEMRRVLEDRAGQIFELRTLEREVVPQEEWPLSRVLKGESVVDVELHCRRRDTGREWYFSFSAEPVRDKNGEQILAVVITRDITERKAAEEALQRSSVRMNILAETASELLESKDPQKVVEKLCLRVMKFLDCHVFFNFLLDEETMRLRLNAHAGIPESEARAIEWLDLGVAVCGCVAQEGCRIVAEEISTTSDPRTALVKSYGVQAYACHPLVSEGKVIGTLSFGTRSKSAFTEDDLSLMKAVADQVSLAMERKINEKKLRQAKDAAEAANRAKSRFLANMSHELRTPMTGVLGMIELALGGTLEEEQREHLETADRCARSLLRILNDILDLTKVEAGKISLERKPFPLEKCLHSATEILVAKARRKGLQLTTSLQAGLPEIVVGDQVRLRQVLTNLLGNAVKFTERGSVDLRVESGERSGDGTRIFTFSVTDTGIGIPDDKKHLLFSSFSQVDDSNTRLYGGTGLGLTICKELVERMGGTVSFESRAGVGSTFSFTVPLEETPPADDAAPDRAHLPVQSEPAQQGGAVSPRLLVVEDDAVIRHLLATMLGRLQFELDIAEDGEHAVEMWEEKKHHLILMDIQMPRMDGFEATKAIREKEDTEEGARTIIVAMTAHASQEDEGRCRAAGMDAYLTKPIDFKKTVTMIRELVAQR; this is translated from the coding sequence ATGGATGGGTTTACGCAGAGGCCTTCCCATGGCTATAGAACGGCCCCTAATCCTTCCAGCCCCACCCTCACCGTTCATACACCGGTCGACGCGGACGCTGCGGTCTTGGCGGCGGAGCAGCAGATCAGGGAACGTTACGTCCCGCCGTACATTGTAGTTAACGACAGGTTCGAAGCTGTCCACCTCTCCGGTCATGCCTCCACTTTCCTCCACCTCCCATCAGGCGATCTGCCGCGTGACCTCCTGAAACTTGTCGACGAGAAGTTGCGCTCTCCCCTGCACGCACTTCTTGCGAGTGCGTTCGCTGAAGGGAGAGACGTGTCGCTGCGCGGCATTAAGATGCACGGCAACGGAGCCGAGGCCATCGTCAATCTCGTCGCCACCCCTCTTCTGCAGCCTTACGCGGCGGAGAAGCTGGTGATGCTCGCCTTTGAGCCCGATTCACCACCGCCCCCTACGACTGCGGCTGTAGAGCACTTCCAGATCGCATTGCAGGCGGCTCGGGCAGCGACGTGGGAATGGGACATCGTGAGCGACAACAGCATGTGGTCGCCTCAGCTCTGGGAGTTGTACGGACTCGAATCGGGAAGTTGCCCCGCCTGTTTCGAGTCGTGGATAGCGGTGGTGCACCCCGCCGACCGCGCCGAGGCGGTGCTCCACGCACGGGAAGCTGCGCGGCAGGGTATCGAGTTTGATCTCGAGTACCGCATCCTCCGTCCAAACGGAGAGACGCGCTGGTTGCAGTGCCTGGGGCGGCCGCTTTGCAATGAGGAAGGGGCGCTGCGGCGCTACGTGGGGATCGTGCTCGACGTCACCGGGAGGAAGCGCTCCGAGGTTGCGTTGCGGGACGCCATGGCCCAGGTGGAGCAGAACCGGTCGCAGTTCGAGGCAGTCTTTGATTCCGTCGCTGACGGAATCGTTATCTGCGACATGGAGGGAAGCTTCATCTTCGTCAACGCCGCGCAGGCACGCATCAACGAATTCGCCAGCAGAGAGGAAATGAGGCGCGTTCTGGAGGACCGCGCCGGCCAGATTTTCGAGCTGCGCACGCTGGAGCGGGAGGTCGTCCCGCAGGAGGAGTGGCCACTATCGCGGGTGCTAAAGGGTGAGTCGGTGGTGGATGTGGAGTTGCACTGCAGGCGACGCGACACCGGGCGTGAGTGGTACTTCAGCTTCAGCGCGGAGCCGGTGCGGGATAAAAACGGAGAACAGATCCTCGCGGTCGTGATAACCCGGGACATCACGGAGCGGAAGGCGGCTGAAGAGGCGCTGCAGCGCAGCTCAGTGAGGATGAACATTCTGGCCGAGACCGCAAGCGAGCTCCTGGAGAGCAAGGACCCCCAGAAGGTGGTGGAGAAGCTTTGCCTCAGGGTGATGAAGTTCCTCGATTGCCACGTCTTTTTCAACTTCCTCCTCGACGAGGAGACGATGCGCCTGCGCCTCAATGCCCATGCCGGAATCCCCGAAAGTGAGGCGCGCGCCATCGAGTGGCTGGACCTCGGTGTTGCCGTGTGCGGTTGCGTGGCACAGGAAGGGTGCCGCATCGTTGCGGAAGAGATCTCCACGACATCGGACCCCAGAACTGCGCTGGTCAAGTCGTACGGTGTGCAGGCCTACGCCTGCCACCCGCTCGTGTCGGAAGGAAAGGTAATCGGCACCCTGTCTTTCGGCACCCGCAGCAAGAGCGCCTTCACGGAAGACGACCTGTCCCTCATGAAGGCGGTGGCCGACCAGGTCTCCCTTGCCATGGAGCGAAAGATAAACGAGAAGAAGCTGCGCCAGGCGAAGGATGCCGCAGAGGCGGCGAACAGGGCCAAGAGCCGCTTCCTGGCAAACATGAGCCACGAGCTGCGCACCCCGATGACCGGTGTCCTCGGGATGATCGAGCTCGCGCTCGGCGGCACCCTCGAAGAGGAACAGCGCGAACACCTGGAGACGGCCGACCGCTGCGCCCGGTCGCTGCTGAGAATCCTCAACGACATCCTGGACCTTACCAAGGTGGAGGCAGGGAAGATCTCCCTGGAGAGGAAGCCATTCCCCCTGGAGAAATGCCTGCACAGCGCCACGGAGATCCTGGTGGCGAAGGCTCGCCGCAAGGGATTGCAGCTCACGACGTCGTTGCAGGCGGGGCTCCCGGAAATCGTGGTGGGGGACCAGGTGCGGCTCAGGCAGGTCCTGACGAACCTGCTCGGCAATGCGGTGAAGTTCACCGAACGCGGAAGTGTCGATCTGCGGGTAGAGTCGGGGGAGCGCTCCGGCGACGGCACAAGGATCTTCACCTTCTCCGTCACCGACACGGGGATCGGCATACCGGACGACAAGAAACATCTTCTTTTCAGCTCCTTCAGCCAGGTCGACGACTCCAACACCCGGTTGTACGGGGGGACCGGCCTCGGTCTCACCATCTGCAAGGAGCTGGTGGAGCGGATGGGGGGAACTGTTTCCTTTGAGAGCAGGGCCGGGGTCGGCAGCACCTTCTCCTTCACCGTTCCTCTCGAGGAAACCCCTCCCGCCGATGACGCGGCACCGGATCGTGCGCACCTCCCTGTCCAGAGCGAGCCGGCACAACAGGGGGGCGCGGTCTCCCCTCGCCTCCTCGTGGTCGAGGACGACGCAGTGATCAGGCACCTTCTCGCCACCATGCTGGGACGCCTGCAATTCGAGCTCGACATAGCGGAAGACGGCGAGCACGCCGTAGAGATGTGGGAGGAGAAAAAGCACCACCTCATTCTCATGGACATCCAGATGCCGCGCATGGACGGGTTCGAGGCGACGAAGGCGATACGTGAGAAGGAGGATACGGAGGAAGGGGCCCGGACCATCATCGTGGCGATGACCGCCCATGCATCGCAGGAAGACGAGGGGCGATGCCGTGCGGCAGGGATGGACGCCTATCTGACGAAGCCGATCGATTTCAAGAAGACGGTGACGATGATCAGGGAGCTTGTGGCGCAACGGTAG
- a CDS encoding cytochrome c3 family protein — protein MQFRVAILTVLLLCAAPQMLLAKETKDIKYSFKNADPVTFSHDIHLKQYNNNCRICHNTIYDLKDRRHYTMQEMEKTKSCGACHTGVKAFSVATDKDCVNCHKGKARDIEYSMKGAPDATFSHSSHLAKLGGKCKACHNGKTIITGQHVTMAEMEKGKSCGACHNDKKAFTAAGNCGNCHKGMKTREITFKSKGIAPALFSHKVHTAAYSCKECHTKLFPYQAGVKHATMAQMEKGKSCGACHDGKTTFSAAGDCNKCHKGYKPGNITFKNPGGPVKFSHEYHLGMYKCQDCHTKIFPYKAGVKHYTMFQMDQGKSCGACHNQKDAFGSTGDCDKCHTK, from the coding sequence ATGCAGTTTCGTGTCGCCATCCTCACTGTACTACTTCTCTGTGCCGCCCCGCAGATGCTCCTTGCGAAAGAGACCAAGGACATCAAGTATTCTTTCAAGAATGCTGATCCTGTCACATTCAGTCACGACATTCACCTGAAGCAATATAACAACAATTGCCGGATCTGCCACAACACCATCTACGATCTGAAAGATCGTCGGCACTACACCATGCAGGAGATGGAAAAGACCAAGTCCTGTGGTGCGTGTCACACCGGTGTGAAGGCCTTCAGCGTTGCGACTGACAAAGACTGTGTCAACTGTCACAAAGGGAAGGCGCGCGACATAGAGTACAGCATGAAGGGCGCGCCCGACGCGACCTTCAGCCACTCCTCTCACCTCGCAAAGCTCGGCGGGAAGTGCAAGGCGTGCCACAACGGCAAGACGATCATTACCGGACAGCACGTCACCATGGCCGAGATGGAAAAAGGGAAAAGCTGCGGCGCCTGCCACAACGACAAGAAGGCGTTCACCGCTGCCGGAAACTGCGGCAACTGCCACAAGGGGATGAAGACGCGGGAGATCACCTTCAAGTCCAAGGGGATCGCCCCTGCCCTCTTCAGCCACAAGGTTCACACCGCCGCCTACAGCTGCAAGGAGTGCCACACGAAGCTCTTCCCGTACCAGGCAGGGGTGAAACACGCCACCATGGCGCAGATGGAGAAGGGGAAATCGTGCGGCGCCTGCCATGACGGCAAGACCACCTTCAGCGCGGCCGGCGACTGCAACAAGTGCCACAAGGGTTACAAGCCGGGGAACATCACCTTCAAAAACCCCGGCGGCCCGGTGAAGTTCAGCCACGAGTATCACCTCGGCATGTACAAGTGCCAGGACTGCCACACCAAGATCTTCCCGTACAAGGCGGGGGTAAAGCACTACACCATGTTCCAGATGGACCAGGGGAAATCGTGCGGCGCCTGCCACAACCAGAAGGACGCCTTCGGGTCGACCGGCGACTGCGACAAGTGCCACACGAAGTAA
- a CDS encoding DUF4124 domain-containing protein — MRRVALITVLLLQMPLICQGAPVYEWKDSRGVLHFTDNIKNVPNSYRDKVRVRDFGPPEPSPQGAPGGAVGGGTGGAPGGSTAPAQTLPSVVGKPSGDTYGGRTGLWWRSRFETARTQIATLQNGLSAKQQRLTESRRRHVIFQRPKDRVASNELAAEIDKDQARITELQEELKILQQEADRAGVPAEWR, encoded by the coding sequence ATGAGAAGAGTAGCCCTTATCACAGTTCTGTTGCTGCAGATGCCTCTCATCTGCCAGGGCGCCCCGGTATACGAGTGGAAAGACAGCCGGGGCGTCCTTCATTTTACCGACAACATAAAGAACGTCCCAAACAGCTATCGCGACAAGGTCCGGGTGCGCGATTTCGGACCGCCGGAGCCGTCGCCGCAAGGTGCGCCTGGCGGGGCGGTCGGTGGGGGTACCGGCGGTGCGCCTGGCGGCTCCACCGCACCCGCACAGACCCTTCCCTCTGTCGTTGGAAAACCTTCCGGCGACACCTATGGCGGCCGCACCGGGCTCTGGTGGCGCAGCCGCTTCGAGACCGCGCGCACCCAGATCGCCACCTTGCAAAACGGCCTCTCGGCAAAGCAGCAGCGGCTGACCGAGTCGCGCCGGCGACACGTCATTTTCCAGCGTCCGAAGGACCGGGTCGCCTCGAACGAGCTCGCCGCGGAGATCGACAAGGACCAGGCGAGGATAACGGAGCTTCAGGAGGAGTTGAAGATCCTCCAGCAGGAAGCTGACCGCGCCGGCGTGCCCGCGGAATGGCGCTAG
- the nadC gene encoding carboxylating nicotinate-nucleotide diphosphorylase — protein sequence MQGLDRIIENALAEDIHTGDITTLAVLSAPRTMRARLIAKEPMVLAGIAVARRVFELVDPSLSFQAHFSDGEKLAKGDLIAEVTGDAASLLQGERVSLNLMQRMCGIATQTAQYVQELDGTSARVVDTRKTTPGLRVLEKYAVRVGGGTNHRTGLYDGVLIKENHIAAAGGIANAVRMARAYIPHTLKIEVETETLDDVKQALEAGADIIMLDNMTNDEMREAVQLIAGRALVEASGGVNLQTIRGIAQTGVDIISVGALTHSVRAMDISMLMEEY from the coding sequence ATGCAGGGACTTGACCGTATTATTGAGAATGCGCTCGCCGAGGACATTCACACTGGCGACATTACCACACTTGCCGTGCTTTCCGCGCCGCGCACCATGCGTGCCCGCCTCATCGCGAAGGAGCCGATGGTCCTTGCCGGGATAGCGGTTGCGCGTCGCGTTTTCGAGCTCGTCGATCCCTCCCTTTCGTTCCAGGCGCATTTTTCCGACGGCGAAAAGCTCGCCAAGGGCGACCTGATAGCTGAAGTAACCGGCGACGCCGCATCCCTCCTGCAGGGGGAGCGGGTGAGCCTCAACCTCATGCAGCGCATGTGCGGCATCGCCACCCAGACCGCGCAGTACGTGCAGGAGCTCGACGGTACCTCGGCGCGCGTCGTGGACACCAGGAAGACCACCCCGGGGCTCAGGGTGCTGGAGAAGTACGCGGTGCGCGTCGGCGGCGGCACGAACCACCGCACCGGGCTCTACGACGGAGTTCTCATCAAGGAAAATCACATCGCGGCAGCGGGGGGGATCGCCAATGCGGTGCGCATGGCCCGCGCCTACATCCCGCACACCCTGAAGATAGAGGTGGAGACGGAGACGCTGGACGATGTAAAGCAGGCGCTGGAGGCGGGCGCCGACATCATCATGCTCGACAACATGACCAATGACGAGATGCGCGAGGCGGTGCAACTTATCGCCGGGAGGGCGCTGGTGGAGGCTTCCGGCGGCGTGAACCTCCAGACCATCAGGGGGATCGCCCAGACCGGTGTGGACATCATCTCCGTCGGGGCTCTGACCCACTCGGTCCGCGCGATGGATATCTCCATGCTGATGGAGGAGTATTGA
- a CDS encoding biotin--[acetyl-CoA-carboxylase] ligase: MSRAGVDERILHFLRETEGFLSGEELSARLGVSRTAIWKHIKGLRLKGYRINAVPAKGYSLLSPADLLAPMDIGSGLATRRVGREIICLKEIDSTNTHAFRLAEEGAAEGTVVLADTQTAGKGRLGRTWLSPPGVNLYCSVILRPPIAPLAACQLTFLSVVAVARAVEKCTTLVSEIKWPNDLLVSGKKVCGLLNEMNAETEQVNFVVLGIGVNLNMTAEQLGNGLRHPATSLMEEGGVAVDRVAFTRVLLEELDSLYDLFLTQGERPVREEWLARSDLRDRGVTVVMGDRVLQGVARGVDQFGALLVERPDGAVETVLSGDVTLQKRA; this comes from the coding sequence TTGAGCAGAGCAGGGGTGGACGAGAGGATACTGCACTTTTTGCGCGAGACCGAGGGATTCCTTTCCGGTGAAGAGTTGAGCGCGCGTCTTGGGGTATCCCGTACCGCCATCTGGAAGCACATCAAGGGGCTGCGCCTGAAGGGGTACCGGATAAACGCGGTCCCCGCGAAGGGGTACTCCCTTCTGTCCCCCGCCGATCTCCTCGCCCCGATGGACATAGGCTCCGGGCTCGCCACCCGCCGGGTCGGGCGTGAGATCATCTGCCTCAAGGAGATCGATTCCACCAACACCCACGCCTTCAGGCTCGCCGAAGAAGGGGCCGCCGAGGGGACCGTCGTGCTGGCGGATACCCAGACAGCGGGGAAGGGGAGGCTCGGGCGCACCTGGCTCTCCCCCCCCGGAGTCAATCTTTACTGCTCGGTGATACTGCGCCCACCCATTGCACCGCTTGCCGCCTGTCAGCTAACCTTTCTCTCCGTGGTTGCCGTGGCCCGGGCCGTGGAAAAGTGCACCACACTGGTCTCCGAGATCAAGTGGCCCAACGATCTCCTCGTTTCGGGAAAGAAGGTATGCGGTCTCCTGAACGAGATGAACGCGGAGACAGAGCAGGTGAACTTCGTGGTGCTGGGGATCGGGGTGAACCTGAACATGACCGCGGAGCAGTTAGGCAACGGGCTGCGCCACCCGGCGACCTCACTGATGGAAGAGGGTGGAGTCGCCGTCGACCGGGTAGCTTTCACCCGCGTTCTCCTGGAAGAGCTGGACTCCCTGTACGATCTTTTCCTCACCCAGGGGGAGAGGCCGGTGCGTGAGGAGTGGCTGGCGCGCTCGGACCTGCGGGATCGCGGAGTCACAGTTGTCATGGGGGACCGGGTCCTGCAGGGCGTGGCGCGCGGGGTGGACCAGTTCGGCGCGCTGCTGGTGGAGCGGCCGGATGGCGCCGTGGAGACGGTGCTTTCCGGGGATGTGACGCTGCAGAAGAGGGCGTAG
- a CDS encoding type III pantothenate kinase — translation MLLVIDVGNSNIVLGIYDEKRLVRDWRVSTDKSRTADEYGILFHDLFRLADIGFGDVSDIIISSVVPTLTGVLERLAQQYFGITPYIVGPGIKTGMPIHYDNPKEVGADRIVNAIAGFEKHRRALIIVDFGTATTFDYVNRKGEYCGGAIAPGLMISMEALFQKASKLPRVEIVRPPTIIAKNTVNSMQAGIFFGYVGLVDGIVQRMQADGKESAKVIATGGLASLIAPESNTIEEVDEFLTLEGLRIIYQRNK, via the coding sequence TTGCTGCTGGTGATCGATGTTGGCAACAGCAATATCGTGTTGGGAATCTACGACGAGAAGAGGCTTGTCCGTGACTGGCGCGTGTCCACCGACAAATCGAGGACCGCGGACGAATACGGCATCCTCTTTCACGATCTCTTTCGCCTCGCCGACATCGGTTTCGGCGATGTGAGCGATATCATCATCTCCTCCGTGGTCCCCACCCTCACCGGCGTCCTCGAAAGGCTCGCCCAGCAGTACTTCGGCATCACCCCCTACATCGTCGGACCCGGCATCAAGACAGGGATGCCGATCCATTACGACAACCCGAAGGAAGTCGGCGCCGACCGCATCGTGAACGCCATCGCGGGGTTCGAGAAACACCGCCGGGCGCTCATCATCGTCGACTTCGGCACCGCCACCACCTTTGACTACGTCAACAGGAAGGGGGAGTACTGCGGCGGCGCCATCGCCCCCGGACTCATGATCTCCATGGAGGCGCTCTTCCAGAAGGCGAGCAAGTTGCCCCGGGTTGAGATCGTGCGCCCACCGACGATCATCGCGAAGAACACGGTGAACTCCATGCAGGCCGGGATCTTCTTCGGCTACGTGGGACTGGTCGACGGCATCGTGCAGCGCATGCAGGCGGACGGCAAGGAGTCGGCAAAGGTCATCGCCACCGGCGGGCTCGCCTCCCTCATCGCGCCGGAGTCGAACACCATCGAGGAGGTCGACGAGTTCCTCACCCTCGAGGGGCTGAGGATCATCTACCAGAGGAACAAGTAG
- the fusA gene encoding elongation factor G produces the protein MGRYETSRLRNLGIVAHGGAGKTSLAEAILFNTGMIDRLGRVDDGTSTMDFEPEEIKRKISITSSLDHCEWKTCSIHLVDTPGYGNFIADTRACMRALDCAVVLLSAISGVKVQTEEVWEWANEFEVARIAFVNKMDRERANFLRAIDDMEKALGARGVAIQMPLGSEENFSGVIDLVKMKAYRYEKDLSGSFGETEIPAEYLAEATRLRERMVETVAEAYDALTEKFLETGDLTEEEILDGLRVGTLRNTFTPVLCGSATMNIGVAQLLDAVCGYLPSPLDRTPAVGTKPGSDEILERKPSESEPFSAQVFKTTSDPYTGKITIFRVFSGVLNSDSVVYNSSKGVQERIGQIYELEGKKQHPIKQAVAGDIVAVSKLKETVTGDTLCEEGKPIVYEPAKLLQPVISYAIAPKTKADEDKIHSALARIIEEEPTMETHRDPQTKEFIISGMGQVHLEVIVEKMKRKFGVDVILKTPKVPYLETVRGSAKVQGKYKKQSGGRGQYGDCWIEITPTGRGEGYQFEDKIVGGVIPRQYIPAVDRGIQDAAKEGFLAGYPVVDFKVALFDGSFHTVDSSELAFKVAGSMAFKKAMEQCKPVLLEPIMNMKITVPDENMGDVIGDLNSRRGKVVGVEPKANSQIIRAVVPMSEVLTYSNDLRSMTSDRGMFSAEFSHYEEVPSHLSQKIITESQKGATNGKNGH, from the coding sequence ATGGGAAGGTATGAGACATCGAGGCTGAGAAACCTGGGTATTGTAGCTCACGGAGGTGCGGGAAAAACCTCGCTTGCGGAGGCGATTCTCTTCAACACCGGCATGATCGACCGCCTCGGCAGGGTCGACGACGGCACCTCGACGATGGATTTTGAACCGGAGGAGATCAAGAGAAAGATCTCCATCACCTCTTCGCTGGACCACTGCGAGTGGAAGACCTGCTCCATTCACCTCGTCGACACCCCGGGCTACGGCAACTTCATCGCCGACACCCGCGCCTGCATGAGGGCTCTCGACTGCGCCGTCGTTCTCCTCTCCGCCATCTCCGGCGTGAAGGTGCAGACCGAAGAGGTCTGGGAGTGGGCGAACGAATTCGAGGTTGCGCGCATCGCCTTCGTCAACAAGATGGACCGCGAGAGGGCGAACTTCTTGCGCGCCATAGACGACATGGAGAAGGCGCTCGGGGCCCGCGGCGTGGCGATCCAGATGCCCCTCGGATCGGAGGAGAACTTCTCCGGCGTCATCGACCTCGTGAAGATGAAGGCGTACCGTTACGAGAAGGACCTCTCGGGAAGCTTCGGCGAAACGGAAATTCCCGCGGAGTACCTTGCCGAGGCAACGCGCCTGCGTGAGCGGATGGTGGAGACGGTGGCCGAGGCGTACGACGCCCTTACCGAGAAGTTTCTGGAGACAGGGGACCTGACCGAGGAGGAGATTCTCGACGGGCTCAGAGTCGGCACGCTGCGCAACACCTTCACCCCGGTACTGTGCGGTTCCGCCACCATGAATATAGGGGTCGCGCAGCTCCTTGACGCGGTATGCGGCTATCTCCCTTCTCCGCTTGATCGCACCCCGGCGGTGGGGACGAAGCCTGGCTCCGACGAGATCCTGGAGCGCAAGCCCTCGGAGAGCGAGCCGTTCTCCGCGCAGGTCTTCAAGACGACCTCCGACCCCTACACCGGAAAGATCACCATCTTCCGCGTCTTCTCCGGCGTGCTCAACTCCGACTCGGTGGTGTACAACTCCTCCAAGGGGGTCCAGGAGCGCATCGGGCAGATCTACGAGCTCGAAGGGAAGAAGCAGCACCCGATAAAGCAGGCGGTGGCAGGGGACATCGTGGCGGTCTCGAAGCTCAAGGAGACGGTTACCGGAGACACCCTCTGCGAAGAGGGGAAGCCGATCGTCTATGAGCCCGCGAAGCTCCTGCAGCCGGTCATCTCCTACGCCATCGCGCCGAAAACGAAGGCGGACGAGGACAAGATCCACTCCGCACTCGCCCGCATCATCGAGGAAGAGCCGACCATGGAGACGCACCGCGATCCCCAGACGAAGGAGTTCATCATCTCCGGGATGGGGCAGGTGCATCTCGAAGTCATCGTGGAGAAGATGAAGCGCAAGTTCGGCGTCGACGTGATCCTGAAGACGCCGAAGGTACCGTACCTCGAAACGGTGCGCGGCTCCGCGAAGGTACAGGGGAAATACAAGAAGCAGTCGGGGGGGCGCGGCCAGTACGGAGACTGCTGGATCGAGATCACCCCGACCGGGCGCGGCGAAGGGTACCAGTTCGAGGACAAGATCGTGGGCGGCGTCATTCCGCGCCAGTACATCCCCGCTGTCGACCGCGGCATCCAGGATGCGGCAAAGGAGGGGTTCCTCGCCGGCTACCCCGTGGTCGACTTCAAGGTCGCCCTTTTCGACGGTTCGTTCCACACCGTCGACTCCTCAGAGCTTGCCTTCAAGGTCGCGGGGTCGATGGCATTCAAGAAGGCGATGGAGCAGTGCAAGCCGGTGCTCCTCGAGCCTATCATGAATATGAAGATAACGGTGCCGGACGAGAACATGGGCGACGTCATCGGCGACCTGAACTCCAGGCGCGGCAAGGTCGTGGGGGTGGAGCCGAAAGCGAACTCCCAGATCATCCGTGCCGTCGTCCCGATGTCGGAGGTGTTGACCTACTCCAACGACCTCCGCTCCATGACCAGTGACCGCGGCATGTTCTCGGCGGAGTTCTCGCACTACGAAGAGGTCCCGTCCCACCTGAGCCAGAAGATCATCACGGAGTCACAGAAGGGTGCCACGAACGGGAAGAACGGACACTAG